Part of the Oncorhynchus mykiss isolate Arlee chromosome 12, USDA_OmykA_1.1, whole genome shotgun sequence genome, GTTGCACAGCCATTGGCACACATACACCATCAGCAGGGCTTATTGTGACCCCACACATGTAGTCTAGTTCTcttcagagacaacaatagatcaAGTTCCTACTGAAGACATacccactgaggacatacacGAAGGAAAGTCTTTATTTAGGCCATCCATTGTTTGTGCTGCAAGGTATTGGTGCGTCGGAGTGCGTGTGGCACTGAGCTGAGAGGGAGGGTGGTGGAGACTGAGGCCTACCTGGGAGGAGAGGACAAGGCCTCTCACTCTGCTGGGGGAAAATGCACTGAGAGGAACACAGCGATGTttatgaaacctggcaccatctatGTGTACCCCATCTACGGCATCTACCTCTGTATGAATGTTTCCAGTCAAGGTAAGACCATACAACAAAACAGTACAACAGCCAGGCTTACCCTGAAGGCAGTGGAATAAACCACCAGTAATAAACCAAACTGCCATTAAAACCACATGCAGTAAAGTTCAGTGTGTTGGCCTTATCTGTAGGAAAATCACCTCATTAGAGACTAagtagtgttgtatctcccaGGCTCCCCCATGTTACTTTCATTAGGCCATAGTTCTCTCTTTTTTTCAACTGTTTCTCATTATTGAAGACGTTATATTATATGTTGCACCATGTTATTATCCATTCATTCACACTGGAGAAAGGGCAAAGGAAGGAGACAGTATGGCTCCGCTCTATCATGCCCTGTGTTTGTTCTCTCTAGGGGAGGGTGCTGCCGTGCTTCTTCGGGCTCTGGAGCCTCTACATGGCCTGCCTCTGATGAGGCAGCTGCGGACAGCCAGGCGGAGAGAGGGGGCCCGGCCCCTGAAGGACAAGGAGCTATGCAATGGTCCCTCAAAGCTGTGCCAGGCCCTGGACATACCACGCTGCTTCGACCGGAGAGACCTAGCCTCAGAGCCAGAGGTGTGGCTGGAGAGGGACCCCCAGATAGGACCGCAAGAGCCAGGCCTCAGGGAGGTGGTCTCAGCAAGCCGGATCGGCATTGACTCTCATGGGGAATGGGCCACCAAACCCCTGCGCTTCTATCTGCGTGGTCACCACTGTGTGAGTGTAGTGGAcaaacaggcagagacagagagttgaAATTGGGAATATTTTTGGAATTGTATCAAACCATGATGAGTACATAATGTTTTTTTCTTAACTATAACCAGCTTTTTACAGACAATGCTAGAGCAAGTGAAAACATGTCAGCTATGAGCTATTTCAGTAATTTGGTCTAGCTATAGGCAAATCATTGCAAAAGACCCAAAGCCAAAATGTTTGCACCGAGGGGAATCCAGACTCAATAGATACACACATTGTTGCACAAACACAAATCCCACAGATATGGAATATGCCATATTTGTATGCTACAAATGATTAAACTACATTCCAAACATCTGTAAAATATTTGATCTAGCCTCCCCTCCCTTCTATCAAAGCAACTAGAATTTCCATTCCAGTCATTCTCAATCTTCCACCTGTTTTTTAATAAAAGTCCTTGCTTGAAAAGTTATCTTGGAATCATTGATTTCACAGATGTTTGGAACGTCGTGCTCCTTCTCTCAAAGCAGAAACAGCATGTCTGATGTTTGGCATCTATTCATTCTTTTCCTCCCACTGAGACCCCTGGGGGAGGCAGCCTTGCCTGCAGCCTGGAATGAGCATTGGGGTTGTTTTCCTACATTGTGTTTGTTGGAGATGATTTATCACTTTTGGGAATCCCCCAAATGGAAAGGCTCAAGTGGAGTACAGTGTTTGAACTGCCCAATTTATAGGTGTCACTAAAGCTCTTCACACACTGTTATTCAATCATGTAGTATTGAAAACAAGGCATTGAACGTAAAACATCTAAGAGACAAAGGGACAAATTAAATCATCTAAAAGCTATATACATTTACTCACATTCCCCCAAGCAGAGCAGACAGTTATGCTTTTTTAAATCAGTATCTTTTTCTGGTGCATTGATAGatgagtacagtatattagttacCTCAAATTGCAATATTATCCAGTTGGCTGAAAGCAGCAAGCACCATAATAAGGCCTTTGTACAGCAGCAGTCCGTATCATTCTGTCCGTCTGGTATTTCAGAAAGGGTCCTTCATCTCATGACAGACCTCTACTCCAGAGGAGACTGGAAGAGGGAGATGACAGATCTCTCTACTCCAGAGGAGACTGGAAGAGGGAGATGACAGACCTCTCTACTCCAGAGGAGACTGGAAGAGGGAGATGACAGACCTCTCTACTCCAGAGGAGACTGGAAGAGGGAGATGACAGACCTCTCTACTCCAGAGGAGACTGGAAGAGGGAGATGACAGACCTCTCTACTCCAGAGGAGACTGGAAGAGGGAGATGACAGACCTCTCTACTCCAGAGGAGACTGGAAGAGGGAGATGACAGACCTCTCTACTCCAGAGGAGACTGGAAGAGGGAGATGACAGACCTCTCTACTCCagaggagagtggaagagggagaTGACAGACCTCTCTACTCCagaggagagtggaagagggagaTGACAGACCTCTCTACTCCAGAGGAGAATGGAAGAGGGAGATGAGACCTCTACTCCagaggagagtggaagagggagatgacagacctctactcagaggagagtggaagagggagaTGACAGACCTCTCTACTCCAGAGGAGACTGGAAGAGGGAGATGACAGACCTCTCTACTCCAGAGGAGACTGGAAGAGGGAGATGACAGACCTCTCTACTCCAGAGGAGACTGGAAGAGGGAGATGACAGGATCCTCATGGTTGGTGACCACCAGAACACTTCTGAATTTGTCAAAGAGGGTCTTCAGCTGAGAGCGCCTCATGTTTTCATTATACATGATCTCCTCCAGGTGATGGTGCCCTCGGAAGTAGTGCAGCAGCCTGGAAGGAACATCACACAAGAGGCAGAGAAATTAGACTAAAGCAAATTCTCCACCAAATCATTAGCTGAGTAAATCTAGCATGAAGCAGCACTTGTTAGAGCCAGTAATCACATTAGTGCATCCTGCACACTATGCAGTCACGCTATTGATTCACTGCTTAGGGCTTTGGCGTTTTCCTTCAAGCTTTTTCTCACTTCTGCAACTCAGCAATTGTTACACAACTGAAAAATAACATTCTCTTTCCCATATACTCTTACATGACGACAGGATGAGAAAAATATTTGTTCAAAATTTTGTTCAATTTTTTTAACTAAAATCCTTTAATTCTCCACAAGACCAAGCTGACAGATGTATGTTTGTTCTGAAGATATACGAGTCACAAGAGCCTCCAGCCCAGGTCCTTCAAAACGACCCAGCCCACCTGTCATACTGGCTGTTACACAATAGAGGGCGCCATTACGCCACTGTCCACAGCCACTGAAATACAGTAGCCCACCTTGGTGCCAACTAGTAAAGGGCAAGGGACATACTTTACCTGGCAAACATGCGCAGGtcttcagggctctgtgcagccgGGATGTTGAGGATGACCTGGCGCTCGTGCTCTGTCAGGCTGGCCAGTAACGTCTCGGTCATCCTCCTGTTTAGTGGAGAGTCTCCACCAGGAAGCAGTTCTGCACTGGAGTTATCCATACTGGGACTGGTCAGGGTCATGTCATCACTGCTGGCtacaaggagagagagtgaggggtagagagaatgagtgagacAGATATTGATTGAGCTGACTAGAGGCACAACTGTAGCAGGTAACCCTATTGAACAGGTTAACCAGGTACGGTAGTATATTAAAACATACTCTATCATAAGAATAGAGCGTACTTCATCAACACTTCACCCCCAGAGTGCAAGACAGCTGGTTGAAGGGGCAGTTCACATACTTGGGGATCCGAAGCTGAGTGCGCTGGGCGTGCTGAGGCTGCGGCCCCCCACCCGGGCCACCAGAGGGAGCTCCTCGTCCCGCAGCAGACCTGACTCCTCCTCACTGGGGGGCACCAGCAGACACACGTAGGTATGGAGCTGGATCAGCAGGCGTCGCTGGAGCATCCACACCACCATCTGGATCAGCTGGGCCTGGCCAGAGGtggaggggaaaggagaagggACACACTGGGTTAGAGGCACCACTCAAAGAAAATAACTGAACACGTGGAACTGGAAGAAGTGTCACCCTATAACTGGGCGCATCTGTTTCAGACAGACAGGTTCCAACCTGGCCCAAAATAGAGCCAAGAAATAGCTGTGTGTTCTGGTCCTGTTCTCATGAAAAATAAATGTTGAGAAGGATGGAGTTGATGTGATGTCTTTTATTATTTATCATCTTCGCTTAGAGAGCTCGGCCAAACCAGGATGGGTCTGGGAGAGAGCCCAGACGCTCTTTCTGCTTCAGACATCAGCATTTCTGATTATATGCTGAGTAGCTTTCTGGAAGCTATCTTTTAATCAAAACGAGCGTGTGTATTTCCTAATAGACCTACCTCCTGCACAGAAGCATCCAGTGGGTTCCTAAACTCAGACagtgagaggggaagggagaactTGGCCAGCATGGAAGGCAGGTCATGACCTGGGAACTGCTGGCCAAACGCCTCAGCCAATGGAGAGTACCTATGCAAGAAGAAGGAGATGGTGATTTCTTCATATTCTTCATATTGTACCCGGTACAAATGTTCAAGCAGGAGAGAATCCTTTCAGTCTACAGTACAAAATACAGACCGACACAGTGGCCCAAAGGAAATCTAATTCAGTCAACAAAAATAATGAGTTAACATTATATGACATCACATTTTGTTATAGATTCACCATCCAATCATTAGGTCATAAGCCAATCATAATTCAACATTAGCGCCCTGATGCTCATGATGAGTTTATTATGTTGGTATAAAATGGATGTACAGATTACAGTGTCTGGTTCATTAGTTTAGCCACCTCTCAATACACACCCTGTTAATGAGGCATGGAaggaatgagagaaggagagaaagggagcacGAGGCTgttcaaacactcacacacagatacTCACAGGCTGATGTTGGCGTGTGGGGACAGCATGTAGACATTGTTCTCACACAGAGGGTACACTATGATGGCTTTTCCCCAGTACACCAGGTGAGCAGCAATCTGGAAGATCTGCACACACAACGAACAGAAGCAAACATGTAACTGTGAAAATGCATTATTGGGCATGGACAGAACCTGTCTATTGAAATGAAATATTACTGAAGAGAAAGAAGATTCCTAATTTactccactagatggcagtatgaGAACAGCAACATGACACCAACGCCATGGTGTGACATTGAGGACAGTTTGTAATGACTTGCTATTCTTTTTATTGACAATTCTTTATACTGCAGCATGTTAGTGTTCAGCAATTTACAATGAAATATGTTGAAAAGTGGGCTGATGTCAACTAAACCTGGCAACTAAACCTGGCTACAAATGTAGGGTATTTACTATTTAGGGTATTTCAATTGCTTTCAAATACATTTGGAAGTAAGTATTTATATTTCATTTTTAAagacaagtagttgaatattggaacgtatttggaaatacactttGGAAAGTAtttaaaaatactaaaatacactGACTCAAATACACTCCTATGCATTTAACCCAGGCATTTGAAAATAATATTTGAAATTAGTATTTGAAAATGCTTTCAAATAATAGTAGGCTATTTATAGGAAATTATTTTAAATAAATTTACATACTTCCAATAAGTATTTTATTCAGccacattatttgaaaatactcaaatacacagaaaacaagtaCTAAAATAATAAAATCAAATACCCATGTATTTGAACCCGAGGCTGGTGTCACTGATACAAGGTGATCATACAAACCTGTAACAGGTTCAGGTCTGCATCCTGTGCCAGCTGCTGCAGGTTCTTGACTGCAGAGCAGGTCTTAATGAGGCGCACCAGAGCAGGAGAGCAGTCCAAAGGCAGCTGGGCCAGCAGAGCCTTCTCACTGTCCAGCAACAGCAGAGCATGATACGGCCTGGGGGACAACAACACATACATTTAACACAGAGCCCATGTTCATGACTAATTATCACTAGTTACATTCTATATAGTCCATGAAGTGTATGGAAATACACTTAGTGCCCCTTCattgggggtggcaggtagcctagtggttagagcgttggatttgtaactgaaaggttgcaagatcgaatccccgagctgacaaggtacaaatctgtcgttctgcccctgaacaggcagttaaccactgttcctaggccgtcattgaaaataagaatttgttcttgacttgcctagttaaataaaggtaaattaaaTTGCTAGAAATGTACTATTTTTTTTCTTGGAAAATACTCATAATATATAGCTATTATTATAGCTTATATTTAAGTTTCAATGCATGTTTTACTAAGGGAAAATTGGACTTGTAGTATTTTGAGATGAAGACGCTGTAACATTGCTCTGACTAAACATAAGCATGTGAAAGGCAGAAGAAGTAAATAAAGAATGCCATTAGGTGGCGCTGTGGCCTACAGGAAATTATTGGTGGAGCTGCTCACCAGATGCAGTTCCACATAAAGAAGCAGGCCACAAGAGCTAACTGTTACCACAAAGACTTCTCTCTCACAGCCTTGGTATATAATTACTGTAAAACGTTCCATAATACAATCAGATCAACCTAATGTCCACATACAATGAAAGCCTACGAAGTTCTGCCGTCAGTTACAACTTGTAACCCACACGTCACAAACAGTGTTCAGTAACTCACAAAATGACAAACTCACACGCATACACACCTTATGGCCTTGAGGCTACGCTCCAGAGCCTCGGGGGGTACGTGGTTGCCCCCTACCCGGTGGATCTTGTGAGGTAAACAGAAGCTCACCTCCAGCCAGTTGTTGATATGGAGCCTCACCACCCCTGTTGTACACAGGCTAGAAACACAACACAGACTCTATTATTACACCTGCACTGTAAGAACAAAGAATCTATCCACAAATACATCATTTTGTAGGGTGTTTTTACAAACCTGTCATATGCCTCCTTCAAGTCCCTGGCAAGCTTGCATTTAGGAAGGATTTGTCTGAACGGTGACTGAGGGCTGCCATCAGCTAAGAACGAAAACACAGAAAATCAAGTCACATACATTGACCTCTCCATGACATTGTAAATCCATGTCGCGTGAAGACTTTGACAGacacctctcctccccatcttctTTGGAACAATATGGAGAGGAAAATATATGCATTGTTCTGTAAAATGCTATCAGAGTAAAGTAGGTACTTCGTGGTATATGGTACTTAATGGAGGGTACTTTTTGGTACTAGACTCAAGCACTGagtggtgtgttttgggtaatGTAGTATGTGACTCACTCTCGGTCATGTTGGTGACCTCGTCCTGCACGGCCAGCATCAGCTTGGCCTCTCTGGTGAGGTACTGGCAGCGGCGCTCCTCGTGCTGCAGGGCGATGGCGATGCGCCGGGACAGGTTGTGCATGCAGCTGATGACTGACGGGTCGGCGTTGGCCTGTAAGGGgcgcagggacagagagacggcATTATGAGACACTGGTGCAAAGCAACTGGAACACTGGCCACACTTCAACACttggttaaagggatacttcgagAGTGTGGCAATTAAGGCTCTTTATCTAACTCCCcatagtcagatgaactcgtcGATACCATTCTTATGTCtctgcgtccagtatgaaggaaggaAAAGGTTGTGTCGTGAGCCAATTCTTACTAGCGTTAGGACTAGAagtgtagacttccagtcattgcgctaacactaggTAGCAACTTCCTTccaactgcacgcagagacataaaaatggtatccacgagttcatcagACTCTGGGGAGGTAGATAACGGGCCTTAATTGACTAAATATCCCTTTAATTTTTGACTACTAAAATGTACtttattattaatttgtagatgATTATAAATCTGTAATAGTTATAACACCTTGGTTGAAATTGTGAGCATCTACTAAATTATTACATTGTAATTGTAACAAATAGGGAATCTATGGTCCAGCAAGTCAGTAACCCAAGATATCGGTTTGTTTACATCACTAGATCTGAGTATTAGCAGCATTGCTGACTGCAAAACATGTTGACGTTAAAATATTGTAATCTCTAACTTCAAAACAGCAATATTAGCAGCATAATCCATTTAGAGGTTCAATAataactattttattttattattgacTGGTAAAATGACCCTCGTTCCAAACTGCTCATTTAGAAAAAAATTGCATACTATACAAAAATAATAGCAGATATTTTATCAATACATGCATGTCAAATTGTATTTTTGCAGTTAAATAATTTTGGGTGAACCCGAGATTGAGTGACATTACTGGCACTCAATTACAAAAAATGAATCAATGAATCAATAATGTATTTAAACAAATTACTCATATTTCAAAATAAAAACCAAACAAGTCAAAAGGGCAGGACATAATTTTCTGCATTCTCATGTTAGGTGCAGAGCCATAGAAAATGCCAGTGAGTGACAGGCTGGGTGGGTTGCTGGGCAGATATGAGGTTAGAACATGACTGTGCACATTCCGCCCAGTCTCAGCTGTGCAGGGCTAGGCAGCCTCCAGTGAATCAGCAGTCTGCCAGGCTGAGTCATGCCCAGGGGAGGGTAGTGCCATGCTGGGTAGAGTGATTAAACAGAGCCCAATGCTCCCGCCCAGCTCTCACCCTTCTTTCCACCACAGATAGACCCCATGCTGGAATGTTATCACCCCGAGAGACCCATCCCTTTCTGAGAAAGCACTCTCCCTGACCTGGCCTCACCCACCCAAATTACCAGctgatttatttaatttatttagagAAAATGTATTTATCACCAATGAATGTGGTGTTTGTAAAATAAGCACATAATGTGGAAAACATTTAGCTAATCCAAACCTGAGTATTAGCACTTATTCATCAACTTAAGAGGAATATTATTGACATGACAATAATTATATTCAAGAGGAAAGAGAAAGCTatttatggaaaataaaaattATGTTCTTACCCTCAGAGCAAACACAACACTGAACAGGATCATGGTGGGCATCTCCCTCTTAGGTGAGGGGTCTGTCTTGGACACCTGGACAGAAAGAAATAAGATAATAAATATAATAGATGTTCTAAATCACTCTGACTATGATCAATGGCTTTGCACATCACTATTTAAATCATAATAATTGCTATTGTATGTATTGAAATGTATAAAACAACACAGTGAAAACATTCATGTTAGTCCTGTGACAAAGTTAAAGAATAAACAGCTGTAAATGTCTCCTTTTATTCATGCCTTTTATACTGGTATTTTCAACATCTTaattacaaaaatacataaatatataaTTGCACTTTTGCTTGGTTTATTACAGTAGGTATTCAATTAAGCTTTTAAACAACATTCTATGAGAGCCATAGCTCATGAATTGTTATTATAATTTCTGAAAAGGGCCATTTTGTAAGGATACTAACATACAGCTCAGGCTCGGTTTTTAGGGGATCACACTGATGAGAAATTGCCCTTTGGATACAATCAACAGCATACAAATCACATGGATTAAATAAGTCTTTATGGAAAGCAAATTATTCACTGCACCAGTTGAGTAATTTGTTATCAGGTTCACCATGACACTAAATTTCAACCCTCCAATAGACTACATGTAGTCCAGTGAATGGAATAGTACCTATCATCAACCTACTTAGGTTAGATACGTTTTAGTTACGTTACAAACCATTTCAATATTTGCCTAGAATTTCACTCCAAATGATTTCTCCACCCCTTATATTCAACCATTCTATCTTACTTCTGTGAATTGTGAAATAATTATTGTGAAACACTGAGATGTAAGGCACTTCTTCCACTAGATGGAGCG contains:
- the LOC110538440 gene encoding GATOR complex protein NPRL3 isoform X2, with the protein product MYIHSSSFDLQGERKSMYKQSENRFFKCGEKTSPISVILVTSGSRGNKLLFRYPFQQVSDCTSSLTTKQRSPYALNTTGDVLEDPDGDSREQTPLTDEQLVAGFSDIILATILATKSDMCGKKFELKIDNVRFVGHPTLLQHPHTIQVSKTDPSPKREMPTMILFSVVFALRANADPSVISCMHNLSRRIAIALQHEERRCQYLTREAKLMLAVQDEVTNMTETDGSPQSPFRQILPKCKLARDLKEAYDSLCTTGVVRLHINNWLEVSFCLPHKIHRVGGNHVPPEALERSLKAIRPYHALLLLDSEKALLAQLPLDCSPALVRLIKTCSAVKNLQQLAQDADLNLLQIFQIAAHLVYWGKAIIVYPLCENNVYMLSPHANISLYSPLAEAFGQQFPGHDLPSMLAKFSLPLSLSEFRNPLDASVQEAQLIQMVVWMLQRRLLIQLHTYVCLLVPPSEEESGLLRDEELPLVARVGGRSLSTPSALSFGSPTSSDDMTLTSPSMDNSSAELLPGGDSPLNRRMTETLLASLTEHERQVILNIPAAQSPEDLRMFARLLHYFRGHHHLEEIMYNENMRRSQLKTLFDKFRSVLVVTNHEDPVISLFQSPLE
- the LOC110538440 gene encoding GATOR complex protein NPRL3 isoform X1, which translates into the protein MYIHSSSFDLQGERKSMYKQSENRFFKCGEKTSPISVILVTSGSRGNKLLFRYPFQQVSDCTSSLTTKQRSPYALNTTGDVLEDPDGDSREQTPLTDEQLVAGFSDIILATILATKSDMCGKKFELKIDNVRFVGHPTLLQHPHTIQVSKTDPSPKREMPTMILFSVVFALRANADPSVISCMHNLSRRIAIALQHEERRCQYLTREAKLMLAVQDEVTNMTETDGSPQSPFRQILPKCKLARDLKEAYDSLCTTGVVRLHINNWLEVSFCLPHKIHRVGGNHVPPEALERSLKAIRPYHALLLLDSEKALLAQLPLDCSPALVRLIKTCSAVKNLQQLAQDADLNLLQIFQIAAHLVYWGKAIIVYPLCENNVYMLSPHANISLYSPLAEAFGQQFPGHDLPSMLAKFSLPLSLSEFRNPLDASVQEAQLIQMVVWMLQRRLLIQLHTYVCLLVPPSEEESGLLRDEELPLVARVGGRSLSTPSALSFGSPTSSDDMTLTSPSMDNSSAELLPGGDSPLNRRMTETLLASLTEHERQVILNIPAAQSPEDLRMFARLLHYFRGHHHLEEIMYNENMRRSQLKTLFDKFRSVLVVTNHEDPVISLFQSPLE
- the mpg gene encoding DNA-3-methyladenine glycosylase, producing the protein MSGRKRTQISVPESEDQVKKGVSLRQVRSTVHDHESGDVKPGTVKSQYFSKEGYPQRLGEEFFNQPCISLAKAFLGKVLVRRSACGTELRGRVVETEAYLGGEDKASHSAGGKCTERNTAMFMKPGTIYVYPIYGIYLCMNVSSQGEGAAVLLRALEPLHGLPLMRQLRTARRREGARPLKDKELCNGPSKLCQALDIPRCFDRRDLASEPEVWLERDPQIGPQEPGLREVVSASRIGIDSHGEWATKPLRFYLRGHHCVSVVDKQAETES
- the LOC110538440 gene encoding GATOR complex protein NPRL3 isoform X3 → MYIHSSSFDLQGERKSMYKQSENRFFKCGEKTSPISVILVTSGSRGNKLLFRYPFQQVSDCTSSLTTKQRSPYALNTTGDVLEDPDGDSRFSDIILATILATKSDMCGKKFELKIDNVRFVGHPTLLQHPHTIQVSKTDPSPKREMPTMILFSVVFALRANADPSVISCMHNLSRRIAIALQHEERRCQYLTREAKLMLAVQDEVTNMTETDGSPQSPFRQILPKCKLARDLKEAYDSLCTTGVVRLHINNWLEVSFCLPHKIHRVGGNHVPPEALERSLKAIRPYHALLLLDSEKALLAQLPLDCSPALVRLIKTCSAVKNLQQLAQDADLNLLQIFQIAAHLVYWGKAIIVYPLCENNVYMLSPHANISLYSPLAEAFGQQFPGHDLPSMLAKFSLPLSLSEFRNPLDASVQEAQLIQMVVWMLQRRLLIQLHTYVCLLVPPSEEESGLLRDEELPLVARVGGRSLSTPSALSFGSPTSSDDMTLTSPSMDNSSAELLPGGDSPLNRRMTETLLASLTEHERQVILNIPAAQSPEDLRMFARLLHYFRGHHHLEEIMYNENMRRSQLKTLFDKFRSVLVVTNHEDPVISLFQSPLE